Proteins found in one Lysinibacillus fusiformis genomic segment:
- a CDS encoding saccharopine dehydrogenase family protein has product MGKALIIGAGGVASVVVHKCVQNSDVFEEICIASRTVSKCDALKEKLDGGKTKIHTAQVDADNTEEVIELIKAFGPDVVINVALPYQDLTIMDACLATGVHYVDTANYEPPETAKFEYKWQWAYKEKFEKAGLTALLGSGFDPGVTGVFTAHAQKHEFDEIHYIDIVDANAGDHGYHFATNFNPEINIREITANGRYWKEGEWVETAPLEKKEVYNLPEIGPKDIYLLYHEELESLAKNIKGLKQIRFWMTFSEKYLTHLKVLENVGMTSIEPIEFEGQMIQPIHFLKAVLPDPASLGPRTKGKTNIGCIIRGLKDGKEKTYYVYNVCDHEECYNEVGSQAISYTTGVPAMIGAMLVMNGEWRKPGVWNVEDFNPDPFMDALNKWGLPWQESHNPELLDLDLDAKELSR; this is encoded by the coding sequence TTGGGTAAAGCATTGATTATCGGAGCTGGCGGAGTTGCCAGTGTTGTGGTACACAAGTGTGTTCAAAATTCGGACGTATTTGAGGAAATTTGTATCGCAAGTAGAACTGTTTCAAAATGTGACGCTCTAAAAGAAAAACTTGACGGCGGAAAAACAAAAATTCATACTGCACAGGTAGACGCAGACAATACAGAAGAGGTTATTGAGCTTATTAAAGCTTTCGGACCAGATGTTGTGATTAACGTGGCCTTACCTTATCAGGACTTAACGATTATGGATGCTTGCTTAGCGACAGGTGTGCACTATGTGGATACTGCAAACTACGAGCCACCTGAAACGGCAAAATTTGAATATAAATGGCAATGGGCTTATAAAGAGAAGTTTGAAAAAGCTGGCTTAACTGCACTACTTGGTAGCGGTTTTGACCCAGGTGTAACAGGCGTTTTCACAGCTCATGCACAAAAACATGAATTTGATGAAATCCACTATATCGATATCGTGGATGCCAATGCGGGAGATCATGGTTATCATTTCGCAACAAACTTCAACCCAGAAATTAACATTCGCGAAATTACAGCGAATGGTCGTTACTGGAAAGAAGGCGAGTGGGTTGAAACAGCACCACTTGAGAAAAAAGAAGTGTATAACCTACCGGAAATCGGACCAAAAGATATTTACCTTCTATACCATGAAGAACTGGAATCACTTGCAAAAAATATCAAAGGTTTAAAACAAATCCGCTTCTGGATGACGTTCTCTGAAAAATACTTAACACACTTAAAAGTATTAGAAAACGTAGGTATGACATCAATTGAGCCAATCGAATTCGAAGGACAAATGATTCAACCAATCCACTTCCTTAAAGCGGTATTACCTGATCCAGCTTCACTTGGACCACGTACAAAAGGTAAAACAAACATCGGTTGTATCATTCGCGGTCTAAAAGACGGCAAAGAAAAAACGTATTATGTGTACAACGTATGTGACCACGAAGAGTGCTACAACGAGGTTGGTTCACAAGCGATTTCTTACACAACTGGCGTACCAGCTATGATCGGTGCAATGCTTGTGATGAACGGTGAATGGCGTAAACCAGGTGTTTGGAATGTGGAAGATTTCAATCCAGATCCATTCATGGATGCATTAAATAAATGGGGTCTACCATGGCAAGAAAGCCATAACCCAGAGTTACTAGACCTTGATTTAGATGCAAAGGAATTAAGCCGATGA
- the nspC gene encoding carboxynorspermidine decarboxylase: MKPIDFSKVPSPSYVVDERLLTKNLELLKSIQDRTGCRILLALKGFSMHSTFPLVGEYLAGITASSLHEARLGYEKMGKEVHVYAPAYIEHEMDELLGYVDHVVFNSFNQWAQFKDKVKSTGKTIECGIRVNPEYSEIETALYDPCYTNSRLGTTLANFDKSQLDGIDGLHFHAMCEQNSDTLERIIEVVEEKFGDVLHQMKWLNFGGGHHITREDYDVEKLVNIINYIQDKYNLLVYLEPGEAVALNTGYLVATVLDIQENGMDLAILDTSATCHMPDVLEMPYRPMIIGSGQANELAHTYRLGGLTCLAGDVIGDYSFEQPLKPGDRLVFTDMAHYSMVKNHMFNGVNLPSIVSYNDEEGIKVIREFKFEDYSGRLS; the protein is encoded by the coding sequence ATGAAACCAATTGATTTTTCAAAAGTTCCATCCCCTTCTTATGTAGTGGATGAGCGATTATTAACAAAAAATCTTGAGCTTTTAAAATCAATTCAAGATCGTACAGGCTGCCGCATTTTACTAGCCCTTAAAGGGTTCTCTATGCATTCAACTTTCCCGCTAGTAGGGGAATATTTAGCAGGCATTACAGCCAGCTCCCTGCATGAGGCGCGTCTTGGCTATGAAAAAATGGGCAAAGAAGTACACGTTTATGCTCCTGCTTATATTGAGCATGAAATGGACGAGCTTCTAGGCTATGTGGATCACGTCGTATTTAACTCATTTAACCAATGGGCTCAGTTCAAGGATAAAGTAAAATCTACTGGTAAAACAATTGAATGTGGTATTCGTGTGAATCCTGAGTACTCTGAAATTGAAACAGCTCTTTACGATCCTTGTTATACGAATTCCCGTCTTGGAACGACTTTGGCTAACTTCGATAAATCACAGCTTGACGGTATCGATGGCTTACACTTCCATGCGATGTGTGAACAAAATTCAGATACATTAGAGCGTATTATTGAAGTGGTTGAAGAAAAGTTTGGTGATGTTTTACATCAAATGAAATGGTTGAATTTCGGTGGTGGTCACCATATTACACGTGAAGATTATGATGTAGAGAAACTTGTAAACATCATTAATTATATTCAAGATAAATACAACCTGCTTGTTTATCTAGAGCCAGGTGAAGCAGTAGCCCTTAATACAGGTTATTTAGTAGCTACTGTGCTTGATATTCAAGAAAATGGAATGGATCTTGCTATTTTAGATACGTCAGCAACATGTCACATGCCTGATGTACTTGAAATGCCTTACCGTCCAATGATTATTGGTTCTGGCCAAGCAAATGAATTAGCACACACATATCGCTTAGGTGGACTAACATGTCTAGCTGGTGATGTGATTGGCGATTATTCGTTTGAACAGCCATTAAAACCAGGTGATCGTCTTGTATTCACAGATATGGCTCATTATTCAATGGTGAAAAACCATATGTTTAACGGTGTCAACCTCCCTTCTATCGTTTCTTATAACGATGAAGAAGGCATTAAGGTTATCCGTGAGTTTAAATTTGAAGACTACAGTGGTCGTTTGTCTTAA
- a CDS encoding GNAT family N-acetyltransferase: MNNLFTIDCGDILLREFRIEDADAIYELTSQPEVYNFLPDWRSTKEQRLNWVTNYEIPDNKKFLLAVPNISSANYLKLGIILKETGEFIGFCNIGIKEELSEPNREVVYAISKQYSCRGYTTNAVKGLIKYLFENTDLELLNTVVLPHNLGSNKVIQKCGFRFNGEIEIEDQTHYHYTLNKEDWKGGKITKTIERFI; the protein is encoded by the coding sequence ATGAACAATTTATTTACAATAGATTGTGGTGACATTTTACTGAGAGAATTTAGAATTGAAGATGCTGATGCTATTTATGAGCTAACCTCACAACCTGAAGTTTATAATTTTCTGCCAGATTGGCGTTCAACAAAAGAACAACGATTAAACTGGGTCACGAATTATGAAATACCCGACAATAAAAAGTTTTTGTTAGCTGTACCTAATATTAGTAGTGCTAATTACCTGAAGTTGGGAATTATATTGAAGGAAACTGGAGAATTTATTGGTTTCTGCAATATAGGTATTAAAGAAGAGCTAAGTGAACCAAACCGAGAAGTTGTTTATGCAATTTCAAAGCAATACAGTTGTCGTGGATACACAACAAATGCAGTAAAAGGATTGATAAAATATTTGTTTGAGAATACAGATTTAGAGCTGCTTAATACAGTTGTTCTACCTCACAATTTAGGCTCAAATAAAGTTATTCAAAAATGCGGATTTCGTTTTAATGGAGAAATTGAAATTGAAGACCAAACTCATTATCATTACACTCTTAACAAAGAGGATTGGAAAGGGGGAAAAATCACTAAGACTATTGAAAGATTCATATAG
- a CDS encoding CD3324 family protein, translating into MSYKKAKHILPTELVELIQKYVDGEYIYIPRRKDSKKSWGSSTATRGELDLRNSNIYNDYLSGLNIASLCEKYYLSSKSIQRIVLKEKRKRTNF; encoded by the coding sequence ATGAGCTATAAAAAAGCAAAGCATATACTTCCAACTGAGTTGGTGGAGTTAATACAGAAATATGTTGATGGTGAATATATTTATATCCCACGAAGAAAAGATAGTAAAAAGAGTTGGGGGTCCAGTACTGCTACCAGAGGAGAATTGGATCTAAGAAATTCTAATATATATAATGATTATCTATCGGGGTTGAATATAGCTTCTTTGTGTGAAAAATATTATTTGTCATCAAAAAGTATTCAAAGAATTGTATTAAAAGAGAAAAGAAAAAGAACAAATTTTTAA
- a CDS encoding NUDIX hydrolase — protein sequence MQKRHDGYWGLPGGLMDLGESFEEVAKREVFEETGLVVENLKLLNVFSGSEYYFKVPNGDELYSVTAVYYTKDISGEMKIDYSESEKMQYFSINNLPNELSDEYRGFIEQYIDFEKMYLK from the coding sequence CTGCAAAAAAGGCATGATGGTTATTGGGGTTTACCAGGTGGTTTAATGGATTTAGGAGAAAGTTTTGAAGAGGTAGCAAAAAGAGAGGTTTTTGAAGAAACGGGATTAGTAGTTGAAAACTTAAAATTACTAAATGTCTTCTCTGGTTCTGAATATTACTTCAAAGTTCCAAATGGTGATGAATTATATTCGGTTACAGCAGTTTATTATACCAAAGATATAAGTGGAGAAATGAAAATTGATTATAGCGAGTCAGAAAAAATGCAATATTTCTCAATTAATAATTTGCCAAATGAATTATCTGATGAATATAGAGGGTTTATTGAGCAATACATAGATTTTGAAAAAATGTACTTAAAGTAA
- a CDS encoding chemotaxis protein CheW, whose amino-acid sequence MESVKAVVFACGTEEYAVPVEQAISIEKLEHVTPIPHLPNYLLGFTRIRGELVPVLDFERILYNRSSNPATARIIVLNTDVVNYGLLVTEAREILDFDESVLQQLGLVNYSKTRYFTAVANLENRMITYVDPKILVNSLDGIREIINYLHKMLENEKENVES is encoded by the coding sequence ATGGAAAGTGTCAAAGCAGTCGTTTTTGCTTGTGGGACAGAGGAGTATGCTGTGCCGGTGGAGCAAGCGATTTCAATTGAAAAATTAGAGCATGTAACACCTATTCCCCATTTACCTAATTATCTTCTAGGCTTTACAAGAATTCGTGGTGAGCTTGTACCTGTTCTTGATTTTGAACGCATACTGTACAACCGCTCATCGAATCCAGCAACTGCTCGTATCATTGTGTTGAATACAGATGTGGTCAATTATGGATTACTTGTCACAGAAGCACGTGAAATTCTTGATTTCGATGAATCAGTACTTCAGCAATTGGGTCTAGTCAATTATAGTAAAACACGCTACTTTACTGCTGTAGCTAATCTCGAAAATCGAATGATTACGTATGTTGATCCAAAAATACTAGTTAATTCATTAGATGGCATTCGTGAGATCATCAATTATTTACACAAAATGCTTGAAAATGAAAAGGAAAACGTAGAGTCTTAG